One stretch of Corallococcus soli DNA includes these proteins:
- a CDS encoding ABC transporter permease — MKFSHRFRVDVLEGARIAVFSLRANRMRTVLTTLGIGIGVATLLAIVGIIQGLNTSFDKQLATLGANTIYVSKFPWMIKGNWWVFRNRKNLTLEQVAQVRQQADFITAISPAVLRTSDVAHGAMQVSNVRVNGVWSDYLTIGNYEVVSGRFLTRADEEVNRPVTVLGAEVAATLFPSVSPLGQTVRIDGKPFQVVGTLGRKGKVVSENMDLAVYMPFKTFNSSFGKGRPMQIAIAVADAGRIHQAEDQLVGILRRVRSTPPGVPDDFSINRPDTLAATYEQLTGALYAVATGVGLITLLVGGIGIMNIMLVSVRERTREIGVRRALGARQRTIVIQFLMEASSVSAVGGLLGTTVGLGTAKLVSLVTPLAADVRPSTVLGGVAFAALVGLLFGIWPAARAARLDPVEALRYE, encoded by the coding sequence ATGAAGTTCAGTCATCGCTTCCGGGTGGACGTGCTGGAGGGGGCCCGCATCGCGGTGTTCTCCCTGCGCGCCAACCGGATGCGGACGGTGCTCACGACGCTGGGCATCGGCATTGGCGTGGCGACGCTCCTGGCCATCGTCGGCATCATCCAGGGGCTCAACACGTCGTTCGACAAGCAGCTGGCCACCCTGGGCGCGAACACCATCTACGTCTCCAAGTTCCCCTGGATGATCAAGGGCAACTGGTGGGTGTTCCGCAACCGCAAGAACCTCACGCTGGAGCAGGTGGCGCAGGTGCGCCAGCAGGCGGACTTCATCACCGCCATCTCTCCGGCGGTGCTGCGCACGTCGGACGTGGCGCATGGCGCGATGCAGGTCTCCAACGTGCGCGTCAACGGCGTGTGGAGCGACTACCTCACCATCGGCAACTACGAGGTGGTGTCCGGCCGCTTCCTCACCCGCGCGGACGAAGAGGTGAACCGGCCGGTGACGGTGCTGGGCGCGGAGGTGGCGGCCACGCTCTTTCCCAGCGTCAGCCCGCTGGGGCAGACGGTGCGCATCGACGGGAAGCCCTTCCAGGTGGTGGGCACGCTGGGGCGCAAGGGCAAGGTCGTGTCGGAGAACATGGACCTGGCCGTGTACATGCCCTTCAAGACCTTCAACTCCAGCTTCGGCAAGGGTCGGCCCATGCAGATCGCCATCGCGGTGGCGGACGCCGGGCGGATCCACCAGGCGGAGGACCAGCTCGTCGGCATCCTGCGGCGCGTGCGCTCGACGCCGCCGGGCGTGCCGGACGACTTCTCCATCAACCGGCCGGACACGCTCGCGGCCACCTATGAGCAGCTCACCGGGGCGCTCTACGCGGTGGCCACCGGCGTGGGGCTCATCACGCTGCTGGTGGGCGGCATCGGCATCATGAACATCATGCTGGTGTCGGTGCGCGAGCGGACGCGGGAGATTGGCGTCCGGCGGGCGCTGGGCGCGCGGCAGCGCACCATCGTCATCCAGTTCCTGATGGAGGCCTCCAGCGTGTCCGCGGTGGGGGGCCTGCTGGGCACGACGGTGGGGCTGGGGACGGCGAAGCTCGTGTCGCTGGTGACACCGCTGGCGGCGGACGTGCGGCCGAGCACGGTGCTGGGCGGGGTGGCGTTCGCGGCGCTGGTGGGCCTGCTGTTCGGCATCTGGCCGGCGGCCCGGGCCGCGCGGCTGGACCCCGTGGAAGCGCTCCGCTACGAATAG
- a CDS encoding ABC transporter permease → MRAFLDNLRLALGTFLGNPLRSLLTLLGIVIGVATVITMMALIEGLREQVNKNLGSLGAHTFEVTKWPTGFGRINWAKYAKRKDLYGEDVKAILEACPSVGAATPMDMEWGKKLATAFRETHPSVRILGTEPTYLATSGVAVTNGRFFNETESLDGRPVMVIGVDVADALFPGTDPVGSDVRLKGRPFRVIGVLQKRGSVMGMASQDNQVAIPMRAFQQLYGKHRSVEIAVQARDGSLFQKAQDEVVNLLRRRRELTPQEANDFEVHTNESMTASFNELSQVIALAGVGVCLLSLVVGGIGILNIMLMSVTERTREIGIRKALGARRRRILGQFATEAVLLSLFGGLLGVGLGFGFVFLGKWVLLFPMSVPAWAVALSLGMSCGVGLLFGIYPASRAAKLDPVEAMRTE, encoded by the coding sequence ATGCGCGCGTTCCTGGACAACCTGCGGCTGGCGCTGGGCACGTTCCTGGGCAACCCGCTGCGCTCGCTCTTGACGCTGCTGGGCATCGTCATCGGCGTGGCCACGGTCATCACGATGATGGCGCTCATCGAAGGGCTGCGCGAACAGGTGAACAAGAACCTGGGCAGCCTGGGCGCGCACACCTTCGAAGTGACGAAGTGGCCCACGGGCTTCGGCCGCATCAACTGGGCGAAGTACGCCAAGCGCAAGGACCTCTACGGCGAGGACGTGAAGGCCATCCTGGAGGCGTGTCCCTCCGTGGGCGCCGCCACGCCCATGGACATGGAGTGGGGCAAGAAGCTGGCGACGGCCTTCCGGGAGACGCACCCGTCGGTGAGGATCCTGGGCACGGAGCCCACGTACCTGGCGACCAGCGGGGTGGCGGTCACCAACGGCCGCTTCTTCAACGAGACGGAGTCGCTGGACGGCCGCCCGGTGATGGTCATTGGCGTGGACGTGGCGGACGCGCTGTTCCCGGGCACGGATCCGGTGGGCTCCGACGTGCGGTTGAAGGGCCGGCCCTTCCGCGTCATCGGCGTGTTGCAGAAGCGCGGCAGCGTCATGGGCATGGCCAGCCAGGACAACCAGGTGGCCATCCCGATGCGGGCCTTCCAGCAGCTCTACGGAAAGCACCGCTCGGTGGAGATCGCCGTCCAGGCGCGCGACGGCAGCCTGTTCCAGAAGGCGCAGGACGAGGTGGTGAACCTGCTGCGCCGCCGCCGTGAGCTGACGCCGCAGGAGGCCAACGACTTCGAGGTGCACACCAACGAGTCGATGACGGCCTCCTTCAACGAGCTCTCCCAGGTCATCGCGCTGGCGGGCGTGGGCGTGTGCCTGCTGTCGCTGGTGGTGGGCGGCATCGGCATCCTGAACATCATGCTGATGTCGGTGACGGAGCGGACGCGGGAGATTGGCATCCGCAAGGCGCTGGGCGCGCGCCGCCGCCGCATCCTGGGCCAGTTCGCCACGGAGGCGGTGCTGCTGTCGCTCTTCGGCGGGCTGCTGGGCGTGGGGCTGGGCTTCGGGTTCGTGTTCCTGGGCAAGTGGGTGCTGCTGTTCCCCATGAGCGTGCCCGCCTGGGCCGTGGCGCTGTCGCTGGGGATGAGCTGCGGGGTGGGGCTGCTGTTCGGCATCTACCCGGCCTCCCGCGCGGCGAAGCTGGACCCGGTGGAGGCGATGCGCACGGAGTAG
- a CDS encoding GNAT family N-acetyltransferase, producing the protein MTTSSSPLSSPEAPEPYRLRLITRDDADEMVAMYGEPETARSLNLEVPLRPEIIREKLAVDLEAMRRGEAIRWVLFSREDEKPLGFLSLFNWNVKARRAEVGYMVARKVWGQGVMKTLLPVMVRFGFEQMGLHRMEALVSVRNPASLRVLTRAGFRQEGVLRSYQPTPGGGFVDMHMLSLLEDEWRAALAT; encoded by the coding sequence ATGACCACGTCCTCCTCCCCGCTGTCGTCGCCCGAGGCCCCCGAGCCGTACCGTCTGCGGTTGATCACGCGCGACGACGCGGATGAAATGGTCGCGATGTACGGCGAGCCGGAGACCGCTCGGAGCCTCAACTTGGAGGTGCCGCTGCGTCCCGAGATCATCCGCGAGAAGCTGGCGGTGGACCTGGAGGCGATGCGCCGGGGCGAGGCCATCCGCTGGGTGCTGTTCTCCCGGGAGGATGAGAAGCCCCTGGGCTTCCTGTCGCTCTTCAACTGGAACGTGAAGGCCCGGCGCGCGGAGGTGGGCTACATGGTGGCGCGCAAGGTGTGGGGACAGGGCGTGATGAAGACGCTGTTGCCCGTGATGGTGCGCTTCGGCTTCGAGCAGATGGGACTGCACCGGATGGAAGCCCTGGTGTCGGTGCGGAATCCTGCCTCGCTGCGGGTGCTGACGCGCGCGGGGTTCCGCCAGGAAGGTGTGCTGCGGAGCTACCAGCCCACGCCAGGCGGGGGATTCGTCGACATGCACATGTTGTCGCTGCTGGAGGATGAGTGGCGAGCGGCCCTCGCGACGTAG
- a CDS encoding tetratricopeptide repeat protein — MNSGSQRTPRGLRHFALVVLGLLSLHCASVEPSREAPRARGPDAADGSSSPALASRTLRVRVYADAEHRAQVPHWERAFKDRLLRASEAVQGPLRVTFALESARAWDRRGSEGSLEPVVGALEALDAGEDVDLVVGLVSAPSVFSESQHELGFARVLGRHCVLRGINATVPVEARQHLEVSALLHEWAHTLGALHVREPPGWMSPKYDAARSGFDARTTALLAAGLRSLPRARVELEAQRRWAHELKAVLAGMVGPAWDGPERDFLLAWTERVRGAHAVLGPEGAPRALTPPERQRLAEVIALEKAGRAELAAEALEPLAQGHPHDERVQLLACYLAVHLTPASPSTQERCERAIARFPDEPSLRMNVALLHLHAGRFDTAQDSLLAARRNLEAQADAEPSLWADLAGLFLRARCVTWAEEAAARAPGLAASATVLEQALRVRRQVALPERSDAGAGPPQPADSAHRVDPSREGALVREVFDIESLLHTGSSRTASARITALAQAFPRSPSVALVQCELHLLQGRLVPARSACERVLAAREDAVQAHLMLGVLATNTRAHTRARTHLERVIALEPTRTEAWHLLAREYRGTKHLGLLKTRYREQFARELP; from the coding sequence ATGAACTCCGGGTCCCAGCGGACGCCGCGCGGGCTCCGGCACTTCGCCTTGGTCGTCCTGGGGCTGCTCAGCCTGCACTGCGCGTCCGTGGAGCCCTCGCGTGAGGCCCCGCGTGCACGGGGCCCCGACGCAGCGGACGGCTCCTCCTCCCCTGCCCTTGCTTCGCGCACGCTGCGGGTCCGCGTGTACGCGGACGCGGAGCACCGGGCGCAGGTTCCCCACTGGGAGCGGGCCTTCAAGGACCGGCTCCTGCGCGCGAGCGAGGCGGTGCAGGGACCGCTGCGGGTGACGTTCGCGCTGGAGTCGGCGCGGGCCTGGGACCGGCGCGGGTCCGAGGGTTCCCTGGAGCCGGTCGTCGGAGCGCTGGAGGCGTTGGATGCGGGCGAGGACGTGGACCTCGTTGTCGGGCTGGTGTCCGCGCCGTCGGTCTTCAGCGAGTCACAGCACGAGCTGGGCTTCGCGCGGGTGCTGGGACGGCACTGCGTGCTGCGGGGCATCAACGCCACCGTCCCGGTGGAGGCGCGCCAGCACCTGGAGGTCTCCGCCCTGCTGCATGAGTGGGCGCACACGCTGGGCGCGCTGCACGTGCGCGAGCCGCCCGGGTGGATGTCGCCGAAGTACGACGCGGCCCGGTCGGGCTTCGACGCCCGGACCACGGCGTTGCTCGCGGCGGGCTTGCGGTCGCTGCCACGGGCCCGGGTGGAGCTGGAGGCCCAGCGAAGGTGGGCGCACGAGCTGAAAGCGGTGTTGGCGGGCATGGTGGGGCCGGCATGGGACGGGCCGGAGCGTGACTTCCTCCTCGCGTGGACCGAGCGGGTCCGCGGGGCCCACGCGGTGCTGGGGCCCGAGGGCGCGCCCAGGGCGTTGACGCCACCGGAGCGCCAGCGCCTCGCGGAGGTCATCGCGCTGGAGAAGGCGGGGCGCGCGGAGCTGGCCGCCGAGGCCCTGGAGCCACTGGCCCAGGGACACCCCCACGATGAACGCGTGCAACTGCTCGCGTGCTACCTCGCCGTGCACCTCACGCCGGCCTCGCCCTCCACGCAAGAGCGCTGTGAGCGGGCCATCGCGCGGTTCCCCGACGAGCCCTCGCTGCGCATGAACGTCGCGCTGCTCCACCTGCATGCGGGCCGGTTCGACACGGCGCAGGACAGCCTGCTGGCGGCCCGGCGGAACCTGGAGGCCCAGGCCGATGCAGAGCCCTCGCTGTGGGCGGACCTGGCGGGACTCTTCCTGCGCGCCCGCTGCGTGACGTGGGCGGAAGAGGCCGCGGCCCGGGCGCCCGGGCTCGCCGCTTCGGCCACGGTGCTCGAACAGGCCCTCCGGGTTCGGCGCCAGGTGGCGCTGCCGGAGCGCTCAGACGCGGGCGCCGGCCCCCCGCAGCCCGCGGACTCCGCGCACCGGGTGGACCCCTCACGGGAAGGGGCCCTCGTGCGCGAGGTCTTCGACATCGAGTCCCTGCTGCACACGGGCTCGTCCAGGACCGCGAGCGCTCGCATCACCGCGCTCGCCCAGGCGTTTCCGCGGAGCCCTTCCGTCGCGCTGGTGCAGTGCGAGCTCCACCTGCTCCAGGGGCGGCTGGTCCCCGCGCGCAGCGCCTGCGAGCGCGTGCTCGCCGCGCGGGAGGACGCCGTGCAGGCCCACCTGATGCTCGGCGTGCTGGCGACGAACACGCGGGCGCACACCCGCGCGCGGACTCACCTGGAGCGCGTCATCGCGCTGGAGCCCACGCGCACCGAAGCCTGGCATCTGCTCGCCCGTGAGTACCGGGGGACGAAGCACCTGGGCCTGCTCAAGACCCGCTACCGTGAGCAGTTCGCGCGCGAGCTGCCGTGA
- a CDS encoding thiamine pyrophosphate-binding protein translates to MSTSSLAELQITASSASRSELPLNVLRHDTPAPEAMDGLQARHGDPIPMYGEANARGFKTVEDLTVADCVLAHLEAEQVEAVFGIPGGNLAPFQQALRKHGSMRFIIASHEGGAAFMADGYARATGKLGVCMVTAGPGATNAMTGVASAHLDGVPLLTISGNVSTERVGLFAMQESNSTHGVNTVEMFRQACASSAAVVDAQSLPRLLQRAMRTSQGLPGGATHLSIPTNVARQPIQRATVPTTRGAFRARPAAAPFEDLRAAFSMLRTARRPLILLGAGARAAMEEHGDAFNAFVTQHGIPVTSSLRGKGLFSEREPLCLGVVGLGGSKRVEAYLRDGVDVLLVLGSRLGEWASRSFHKYFQSIHHVIQVDVEAANIGQLLPVRLPIVADAGSVVTGLAELGQMIGPSSGARVQERWAQVMALHEPAPAVCAPQAKGMVKPQQLLAELDRHLSPEMDLYIDIGNCTGWTSHLLHVSPPARIFYPTGLTSMGWSCGAVVGGKIGRPERAAVAVVGDGAFLMNGVELLTASRYRVGTVTIVLNDNALGMVNHAEHMQDTAYPLEDEFYGLGNPDLERFSESLGAKVYTVDGPGQLDALLPEVLRRADASGQPQVIVAHIDYREVPPYGDRFAAVASDGK, encoded by the coding sequence ATGTCGACCTCCTCGCTTGCTGAGCTGCAGATCACCGCGTCGTCCGCGTCGCGGTCGGAGCTGCCCCTCAACGTGCTCCGTCACGACACGCCGGCGCCGGAGGCGATGGACGGGCTGCAGGCGCGCCACGGCGACCCCATCCCGATGTACGGGGAGGCGAACGCGCGCGGCTTCAAGACGGTGGAGGACCTGACGGTCGCGGACTGCGTCCTCGCGCACCTGGAGGCCGAGCAGGTGGAGGCCGTGTTCGGCATCCCTGGCGGCAACCTCGCGCCCTTTCAGCAGGCGCTGCGCAAGCACGGCTCCATGCGCTTCATCATCGCGTCGCACGAAGGCGGCGCGGCGTTCATGGCGGACGGCTACGCGCGCGCCACGGGCAAGCTGGGCGTGTGCATGGTGACGGCGGGTCCGGGCGCGACCAACGCGATGACGGGCGTGGCGTCCGCGCACCTGGACGGCGTGCCCCTGCTCACCATCAGCGGCAACGTGTCCACGGAGCGCGTGGGCCTGTTCGCGATGCAGGAGAGCAACAGCACGCACGGCGTGAACACGGTGGAGATGTTCCGCCAGGCCTGCGCCAGCTCCGCGGCCGTCGTGGACGCGCAGAGCCTGCCGCGCCTGCTGCAGCGGGCGATGCGCACCTCGCAGGGCCTGCCCGGCGGCGCCACGCACCTGAGCATCCCCACCAACGTCGCCCGCCAGCCCATCCAGCGCGCGACGGTGCCCACCACGCGTGGGGCCTTCCGCGCGCGTCCGGCCGCCGCCCCCTTCGAGGACCTGCGCGCCGCCTTCTCCATGCTGCGCACCGCGCGCCGCCCGTTGATCCTCCTGGGCGCCGGCGCCCGCGCGGCCATGGAGGAGCACGGCGACGCGTTCAACGCGTTCGTCACCCAGCACGGCATCCCGGTGACGAGCAGCCTGCGCGGCAAGGGGCTGTTCTCCGAGCGCGAGCCCCTGTGCCTGGGCGTGGTGGGGCTGGGCGGCAGCAAGCGCGTGGAGGCGTACCTGCGCGACGGCGTGGACGTGCTCCTGGTGCTGGGCAGCCGCCTGGGTGAGTGGGCCAGCCGCAGCTTCCACAAGTACTTCCAGTCCATCCACCACGTCATCCAGGTGGACGTGGAGGCGGCGAACATCGGCCAGCTGCTGCCGGTGCGGCTGCCCATCGTGGCGGACGCGGGGTCGGTGGTGACGGGCCTGGCGGAGCTGGGGCAGATGATTGGCCCGTCCAGCGGCGCGCGGGTGCAGGAGCGCTGGGCGCAGGTGATGGCGCTCCATGAGCCCGCGCCCGCCGTGTGCGCGCCCCAGGCGAAGGGCATGGTGAAGCCGCAGCAGCTGCTGGCGGAGCTTGATCGGCACCTCAGCCCGGAGATGGACCTCTACATCGACATCGGCAACTGCACGGGCTGGACGTCGCACCTGCTCCATGTGTCTCCCCCCGCGCGCATCTTCTACCCCACGGGTCTGACGTCCATGGGCTGGTCCTGCGGCGCCGTCGTGGGCGGCAAGATTGGCCGGCCGGAGCGCGCCGCGGTGGCCGTCGTCGGTGACGGCGCGTTCCTGATGAACGGCGTGGAGCTGCTCACGGCGTCGCGCTACCGCGTGGGCACGGTGACCATCGTGCTCAACGACAACGCGCTGGGCATGGTGAACCACGCCGAGCACATGCAGGACACGGCGTACCCGCTGGAGGACGAGTTCTACGGCCTGGGCAACCCGGACCTGGAGCGCTTCTCGGAGTCGCTGGGCGCGAAGGTCTACACGGTGGACGGGCCCGGTCAGCTGGACGCGCTGCTGCCGGAAGTGCTGCGCCGCGCGGACGCGTCGGGTCAGCCGCAGGTCATTGTCGCGCACATCGACTACCGCGAGGTGCCGCCGTACGGCGACCGCTTCGCCGCGGTGGCGTCCGACGGGAAGTAG
- a CDS encoding 3-oxoacyl-ACP synthase III family protein — MTSASFALLGAGAALPARVRGNDEPLFEPLRRAAAEGGGEVALFYGNRERRVLGPDESLASLTAKAGAAALQVAGLKASDVDRLYGYVSVSEFITPNALYAVHQELGLGQGALVVPVQADFVNFLMGVVLAWEALRAGSIRYALVAVGAAWTRNMDYTQGHAIGIGDGAGAAVVGASEPGGGLTLVDWAADTFSDEYGAMTMGARPESGLGYPTYGLAPTGGIKAFLSSGMNGPPRLVERLLAKHGVSRDDVTLISHQATRKLMDHWAQAIRPREYVDTFEDFGNMVHASIPVTLARFHHRLRTKYLVMVGLGIGAHQMAVLVRV, encoded by the coding sequence ATGACGTCCGCTTCGTTCGCGCTCCTGGGCGCGGGGGCCGCGCTGCCCGCCCGGGTGCGCGGCAACGACGAGCCGCTCTTCGAGCCGCTGCGCCGCGCCGCCGCGGAAGGGGGCGGCGAGGTCGCGCTCTTCTACGGCAACCGCGAGCGCCGCGTGCTCGGGCCCGACGAGTCGCTGGCATCGCTCACCGCGAAGGCGGGCGCGGCCGCGCTCCAGGTCGCGGGGCTGAAGGCCTCCGACGTGGACCGGCTCTACGGCTACGTGTCCGTGTCGGAGTTCATCACGCCCAACGCGCTCTACGCCGTGCACCAGGAGCTGGGGCTGGGGCAGGGGGCGCTGGTGGTGCCGGTGCAGGCGGACTTCGTCAACTTCCTCATGGGCGTGGTGCTCGCGTGGGAGGCGCTGCGCGCGGGCTCCATCCGGTACGCGCTGGTGGCGGTGGGCGCGGCCTGGACGCGCAACATGGACTACACGCAGGGCCACGCCATCGGCATCGGGGATGGCGCCGGGGCCGCGGTGGTGGGTGCCTCGGAGCCCGGAGGCGGGCTCACGCTGGTGGACTGGGCGGCGGACACCTTCAGCGACGAATACGGCGCGATGACGATGGGCGCGCGGCCGGAGTCGGGGCTCGGCTACCCCACCTACGGCCTGGCGCCCACGGGCGGCATCAAGGCGTTCCTGTCGTCGGGGATGAACGGTCCTCCCCGGCTGGTGGAGCGACTGCTGGCGAAGCACGGCGTGTCACGCGACGACGTGACGCTCATCTCGCATCAGGCCACGCGCAAGCTGATGGACCACTGGGCCCAGGCCATCCGTCCGCGCGAGTACGTGGACACCTTCGAGGACTTCGGGAACATGGTGCACGCGTCCATCCCGGTGACGCTGGCGCGGTTCCACCACCGGCTGCGCACGAAGTACCTGGTGATGGTGGGCCTGGGCATTGGCGCGCACCAGATGGCCGTGCTGGTGCGCGTCTGA
- a CDS encoding protein kinase domain-containing protein has protein sequence MTRSADGELHIDSVLRNTYKVVSVLGRGGMGSVFLAQHLRLPGKHVAVKVLRVGEHVSPDVHIRFRREAEIASRLGHPNIVEVLDFDTLEDGSPFLVLEYLRGESLQDRLRRGRLSLEEVFSFTRQMGSALQTAHRAGIVHRDLKPANVFLVPTDSGGVVGERVKLLDFGISKVMSSETVQTQDAVLIGTPQYMSPEQAMGRNRQIDARTDLFALGGIVFEMLSGMSPFGGGSLAQIIYRVVHEPPVSLATLMPELPPNVAAAVARALEKNPDQRYQDVASFITDLTGATLQSLPETEEMRVARTFTRTQQPSGIALPSGIALPSMAQDDAASMGATMAPVNRAPAPATGRFGPDADDIGFDATMAPRGGTAHYGQQAPAPSDTMGFGATQIPSNGSNPGAVGSSGVALPAVPQGGVAGQSFASGGFPGQYVAPGSLGGQPAVTGSTSGQHGVPGSFGGQPVAPGSTSGQHGVPGSFGGQQAAPGSLGGQQAAPGSHGGQHPAPGSLGGQQAAPSSLGGQHPAPGSLGGQHPASLSATGALAAPGSSTLPVEASAAGKPKSRLVPIVGTAALIIGAVGLGWWLRPSPPVVPQPVVSAPPPPAPLPPPINPTPPPQPPPIAVAPTVTPPPSPPPVAQVKPTVATAPQKPSSMNPPNKASAEALKDARLALANGKLDEAVRKAQRSISDGFNLSAQLLLTQLRCMQKDLGAARSEWNKLPRPLQRKAEQSCQKYEVDLSL, from the coding sequence ATGACGCGCTCGGCTGACGGTGAGCTGCACATCGATTCGGTCCTCCGGAATACCTACAAAGTCGTCTCCGTGTTGGGTCGGGGCGGCATGGGGTCGGTGTTCCTCGCGCAGCACCTGCGGCTGCCGGGCAAGCATGTGGCGGTCAAGGTGCTCCGCGTCGGCGAGCATGTGAGCCCGGACGTCCACATCCGCTTCCGGCGCGAGGCGGAGATCGCCTCCCGGTTGGGGCACCCGAACATCGTGGAGGTGCTGGACTTCGACACGCTGGAGGACGGCAGCCCGTTCCTGGTGCTGGAGTACCTGCGCGGGGAGAGCCTCCAGGACCGGCTGCGGCGCGGGCGGCTGTCGTTGGAGGAGGTGTTCTCCTTCACGCGGCAGATGGGCTCCGCGCTCCAGACGGCGCACCGCGCGGGCATCGTCCACCGCGACCTGAAGCCGGCGAACGTCTTCCTGGTGCCCACCGACTCCGGCGGCGTGGTGGGCGAGCGCGTGAAGCTGCTCGACTTCGGCATCTCCAAGGTCATGTCGTCGGAGACGGTGCAGACGCAGGACGCGGTGCTCATCGGCACGCCGCAGTACATGTCGCCGGAGCAGGCGATGGGGCGCAACCGGCAGATCGACGCGAGGACGGACCTGTTCGCGTTGGGCGGCATCGTGTTCGAGATGCTCTCCGGCATGTCGCCGTTCGGCGGAGGTTCGCTGGCGCAGATCATCTACCGCGTGGTGCATGAGCCGCCGGTGTCGCTCGCCACGTTGATGCCGGAGCTGCCGCCGAACGTCGCCGCGGCGGTGGCGCGTGCGCTGGAGAAGAACCCGGATCAGCGCTACCAGGACGTCGCGTCGTTCATCACGGACCTCACCGGCGCGACGCTCCAATCGTTGCCGGAGACCGAGGAGATGCGCGTGGCGCGGACGTTCACGCGCACGCAGCAGCCGTCCGGCATCGCCCTGCCCTCTGGCATCGCTCTGCCCTCCATGGCACAGGACGATGCGGCGTCGATGGGGGCGACGATGGCGCCAGTGAACAGGGCGCCCGCACCGGCCACGGGCCGCTTCGGTCCGGACGCGGATGACATCGGCTTCGATGCGACGATGGCGCCTCGCGGCGGTACGGCCCACTACGGGCAGCAGGCCCCCGCGCCGTCCGACACGATGGGCTTCGGCGCCACCCAGATACCGTCCAACGGCTCGAACCCGGGAGCCGTGGGGTCCTCGGGCGTGGCCCTGCCGGCGGTGCCCCAAGGAGGCGTCGCGGGACAGTCCTTCGCGAGCGGTGGGTTCCCCGGGCAGTACGTCGCTCCTGGCAGCCTCGGTGGACAGCCTGCTGTGACGGGAAGCACGTCAGGACAGCACGGCGTTCCGGGCAGCTTCGGTGGACAACCCGTCGCACCGGGAAGCACGTCAGGACAGCACGGCGTTCCGGGCAGCTTCGGTGGACAACAGGCCGCGCCCGGCAGCCTCGGAGGGCAGCAGGCCGCTCCTGGCAGCCATGGAGGGCAGCATCCGGCGCCCGGCAGCCTCGGTGGGCAGCAGGCCGCCCCCAGTAGCCTCGGTGGGCAGCATCCGGCGCCCGGCAGCCTCGGTGGGCAGCACCCGGCGTCCCTGAGCGCGACCGGTGCCCTGGCGGCTCCCGGTTCTTCGACGCTGCCCGTGGAGGCTTCCGCTGCCGGCAAGCCGAAGTCGCGACTGGTGCCCATCGTTGGCACCGCCGCGCTGATCATCGGCGCCGTGGGACTCGGCTGGTGGCTGCGGCCCTCTCCGCCCGTGGTTCCTCAGCCCGTCGTGAGCGCGCCACCTCCTCCGGCGCCCCTACCGCCCCCGATCAACCCGACCCCGCCGCCCCAGCCTCCACCCATCGCGGTGGCTCCCACGGTCACTCCCCCCCCGTCACCGCCGCCCGTCGCCCAGGTAAAGCCGACCGTGGCCACCGCCCCGCAGAAGCCGTCCAGCATGAACCCTCCCAACAAGGCCTCAGCCGAAGCCCTCAAGGACGCACGGCTGGCGTTGGCGAACGGAAAGCTGGATGAAGCGGTCCGCAAGGCCCAGCGCAGCATCAGCGATGGCTTCAACCTGTCCGCCCAGCTGCTGCTGACCCAGCTGCGCTGCATGCAGAAGGACCTTGGCGCGGCCCGCTCGGAGTGGAACAAGCTGCCCAGGCCGTTGCAGCGCAAGGCCGAACAGTCGTGTCAGAAGTACGAAGTAGACCTGAGTCTGTGA